Below is a genomic region from Sorghum bicolor cultivar BTx623 chromosome 9, Sorghum_bicolor_NCBIv3, whole genome shotgun sequence.
TCCGCGATTAATCGATTAACTACATATTAACACTAAGGTCTCCCACCCACGAAGATCCTCGACTAAGTCGTTGTAGAGCAGTCCGACTCCTACACACAGATGATGCCTCACACCATGCAAAGGGGACGACCCATCCCTTTGATTTAGGTAGAGGGTGTGTTGACTTGAGCCACATCTTAGGCAGATACCATGCAAAGGAGGGGCGCCCAATAGCTCCCATCCAAACACACATAGGTTAATCAATTATTTTTTGGGTTACTTATAGTGATGTGAAACAGAATGATAGTTGTGCTCCCACTCTAATTAAGCGGCTTATTTAACATGTATTTGGATAAAGGATCAAACAAGGATGAGATGGGAAGATACTTGTTTTCATAGTGTTTTGATCAGAGGCGACAAGCAATGAATTCATTCCTTAGGCGAATAAGTGAATTTTGGATGTCTAGGGGCGTTGCCAGGTAGGCAAACCCTCATAGGGCTCCATGTATGGTTCACAATTTGAATCTGTAGCAGCACTTGTTGCATTATCCAAGCCTTCGAACAGTTTAGTTTTGACAAAATGTCAACTGAATTTGCTGCTAAAAACTCAAAACCAACCTAAATAAGTTTCAATTAAAGTGGTTggattatattatatattatatctcTATATAGGATATAACGCAACGACAATGTTTATATATACAACAAAGAATGATTTTAACAAATAAAAGTCTCATGGGATACATTTAAACATGCAAATATATAGAACACAATAGTCATAAATCAATTAGGTTAACACCATCTAAAAAACTGAACAAATCACCGATCGATCACCGAACAAGTCCAAATTATTCCCTGAATAGATTACGAAAAAATTAGTTAACCAACTTTTTTATTAAAATAGTTCGATTAATCAGTTTTTGTGATATTTTGCCCAACCCATTCGAATTCAACTCTACTTGACCGCGTGGTAGTGCAGGGCTGCAGTCTGCCGCCTTTAGGCGTGCACTtgcatatcttttttttttacttattATATTCTGTTTTAGAATCACCTTTTTTGTGTCCTGGGCATGCAGGAACGGTTGAGAGTCCTGGGCTCTTCTTGGACTTGGACCTAGTATCCGAATTAAACGGAAAAAAAAAACCATCTCATTGGTCGTGTTAGCAAATAAACAGGATTACAGTATTACTACAGTAGGTTGCAACCGATACGAACGAGCGAGCGAGGTTGGTTCGTTCTTTcttcctttctttctttctttctttctttgacAAGGATTGGATTGGGATTCTAGATCGATAGAAACGGTTTGGTGAAAATTAAATAAACCCTAGGAGGAATTGAGCATCGCAGTCGCCGCACAAGAGAATTGGAAAACACAAAgaatgtcgtcgtcgtcgtcgtctgttTGTGATGCGTGCGACGACGACGCGATGTGGGGTCCGCCTGCCGTCCAAGTCCATGCTCCGGTGCGGCGCCGTCTGCAAGGCCTGGCGCCGCATCACCACGGACCGCTCCTTCCtcgccgcccgccgcccgctCCAGATGATCaccctcagttttcaaacgccCTGGACAGTGAACGCCGTATCTGTCTCCCTCCTCCGCccaacgccgccgccggcgccgctgtTCGACCTGAGTCACTGCGCGGGCAGCGACGGGACCTTACTGTTCGAGGGCACGTTGATGTTGTTGTACTCTCTGCTCTGGACGGCCTGCTCCTGCTGCAGCAACGCTGGGGGCTCTTCATCGTCTGCAACCCCATCACCAGGCAGTGGACCGAGCTGCCTCTGGAGCCGCCGTTTGACACCGCGTTCGCCTGCGGCTTCTACGCGcacggctccggctccggcgagtaCCGCCTCCTGTGCCACGCCTTGCTACAAGCCGAATCACAAACAGACAACGACGACTACTGCAGCAGCAGGAAGAACGCAGCAGATGATGATCACTACTACTACATCCTCtccaccggcaccggcaccggcaccggcggcTTGAAGAAGCCGCCGCAGCCTCGCCGGCTTGGGGCAGCCCCACGAGGAAACGCCGAGTCGCCTGCGTACCGCATCAGGAGCCAGTACGAAGTTCCCGTGGCGCATCGCGGTGCCCTCCACTGGTTGGATCTACACCCCGAAGCCAGCAGCACCGGCAGGATGCTGGCGTTCGACACGGTCTCCGAGACGTTCCGACGACGGTGGCCATCATATCTGGGCCTTGCAGGACTACGAGGCGGAGACGTGGACGCTGCGCCACCGGGTGGAGCTGCCGCTCACctactttggctttggctttggcagcagcgccaccgccgccgaccCTGCACGCCGTGCCGTGTCCGTCGGAGCTGGCGGTGCTGCCGTGCTGATTATTGGAGATCCCCGCTTCCATGTGCTCAGGTGGTACCATCACGGGGACAAGAattccccacccaaaaatttttcatctatcccatagaatctttggacacatgtatggaatattaaatgtagataaaaaataaactaattacacagtttggttcaaAATTGTGAGACGAATATTAAGTAGTCTGGTCAAGCATTACCCTATAAAATAGTGGATTTTTACTACTGTTTTTAagtagtaataaaacactatcACTTGTCATAACGTATCATGAGAGACGTACTCTCACTATAAGGTTATTTAGTAGAAAAAATTTATACGCTAAAACACTAAGAAAAACCTCACTAAGAGAAATCTAAAATTAGCAAGACCAACTGACAAAGCCAAATAAGATGACAACGGTCCTTATATAATTGTAAACAGCACCAGCATTTATCTTTTTGTTAAAAATAAACCGGTATGAGAGCTACATGTTATATTAACAAGTAGATAGAAAACCCCTAATTGGCattatataaaaagaaaaaaacagcaACAACAGCAAAGCTCAAGCCAAAAAAGAAAACACGTCGCACATGAAAAACTTGTACGAGTGCAAACACTCAAAAAATGTTGAAGCAATTGTTTAAGGTGCTTTGGTTCCCGCAGTGGCCCAAAGGCATGCCCCATCCTTAAATTTTTTGGAGCACTCTCGcatttgcatttttttttttctgttttggcaGCTAGCTAATAAGTCTACAGCTTTATATGCATGGTGCATATGAACACGAGGTTTACCTGCTTTCTTTTTGACTTTGGAGCGGTTGGAACTGCAGCGGCTCAATTATCACTTTCACTCGATCGGTGTAATGTTTCAGCACTGTCTAAGTAATGTACAGCTTTTTAGTAGTATTATTAGtgtttctttctctctttttttttagcaaATTTTGGCAGGTGTTCTGCCGTTTCACTACAGTAGAAAACAATCCAACGGTACAAGGTTAGGCACTCATTGTTTATAAAAAACAGTGGATACATCCGTGAAGGGCATCATCCACAATCTATCTGTTGCGGCCTTTTGGCCTTGTTGTCGAAAAATCCTAGGCCACCGTTCTTCCCGTAAGTTCTATGCCCATCTAAATGATGGCTTTGCTTTCTCCCTCTGGATGATTTTGGAGCGTTGGTTGAAGGTTGTTTGTTGTTCCACCAATGCTTGATGTTCACAGTTTTATTTTGTGACCCACTAGGTAGAAGTCGATAAGTTTACCACCATCTCCAACTACacctttaatattttttttgtgtaaAGTGCACCGATAGTCCTCGAACGTACTTGGCTATGTTATCTGATCTCTAAACTCGTAAATCGACCCTTTAAATTCTCAAACTTGTTTATCTATGTCATTTTTTTGGAAAGAATTCATCTATGTCATTCCGGTCCCTAAATTTTCAAATCATTcgtttaggtcctcaaacttgtgtACCTGTATCATCTATATTTATAAACTTGTAAATCACCTGTTTAGGTATTCAAACTTATTCAATATTTTGCCCACACCGGTTTcaaaaattttttttttgcccaCACCTATGTGCAGGCTGCCGCCTCCTTGTAGGCGGTCCAACTGCATCAGCCGAATGGACTCGAGCCAGCCGGCCGGGATGAATGAATGGCTAGCTTCCGGCCCAGAACCTTTGGAGCCCAACCCAATCCAGCCACCCATCGTCCGACATGCAGTCTGTCTGTCTTATAAGCAGTACTTTTTCCGAGTCTCTTGTTACGTAACTGCTAGCGCCCGGACGTTCGATCCGAGCGCCAGCGTCCGGACACTCGCGGTGTTATCTCTCAAAGCCCACCCGTCCGTAACCCCTTCGTTCCTAATACATTGCACGCGGGCCCAGCTTCCATCACAATGCCCCTCGCATGCCTGACACGCCCCGCACCCCGCCCCCCATCCTGTCGCCCCACAGGGGCACCTGGGCCCCACTGTGTCCACCCGATGGCAACCTCCAATATTTCGTGGCCACATCCACTCGCTCGCCGCACCCCATTCGTTGAAGCCCCTGACTCTCCGTACAATATGAAACACTTGAGTGCAACATATATCTCAAAAATAGATGAAACATGTGGAATATGTAGTTGCAATATACGTGAAACACATATGCAATATCCTGATAAAACACTTGCAACTGCGACATTAAAACACTTGTTGCAACAAAAAGACTGAAACAATGAAACATTTTGGAACATACTGTTGTAACATATATGTGAAACTTATGCAACATCCAGATCAAAACGCTTGGAACAATATGCCTAGAAACAAATGAAACATTTCGAACAAAACGCTTGCAACATGCATTAGAAACGCTTGCAACATAAGCAACATGTATAATGACcccagatctacttttgcaacaTCCACATGATTCAGCTGCAACATACCTATGAAACTATTGAAACAACTAGAACATACAATTGCAACATAGGGGGAGAGCTTAGCGTCGGGAGTGCCATGGCCGCCGGGATGGGAGGGAGCTCAGTCGCATGGGGTGAGAGAGGGGCCAtcggggaggggggggggggggggagggcgcCGTGCTGAGGTGAGGGAGAGCCTCCGACTCTCCCCTGCAACACCTTCATACCAACTCCAAGGATGTTGTAGGCGAGTGGATCTTGGTTGTGCTCCATGGATCTCGCCGATGTGGGGAAGAGGACCGCTAGATTTGCAGGCGTTGGGGACTTCCGATGGGGGGAGATGCTGGTGTGAGTGAAGGAGCCGCCGAGGTGGGGCATGTGCCGAGGTAGGTGAGGGCGCCGCCGGGGTGGGAGACGAGGAGGATGCCGACGACCATAGGAGGGAGCAGAGGTGTGGAGAAGATACGCAGGAAGCGCGCGGAGAAGTGCAGTCGCTGGCTCGCTACGCTAAAGAGCGTAGTCAAGGGTCACGGCGCTACAGCgaattatttttctttttttttattagaaACCGAAGGGGATGTGGATAAGAACATCTAGGCTTCCTGACCTGCCAACAGCTCCGTCCGGCGCGGACGGACGCACTAATACAAGCATTACCGCTCTTGTTATATGGTTATAAGGAGCTTCTGAGCAACTATGTATGGAACTGAAACGTAACAAATGTTGAAATGAAGTCAAGGTCTCTCCAGCTTTTCTGTTTCTGCAGTGATGAGCTAGTTTTGCTGCCTGGATACAGTACAAATGTTGTTTCGTTGATCAGAGGCCTCAACGACATTTTCTTTTTATTGACAACATCGGATAAAGTACCGTATTACATATAGTCACTCCTTGCTAGGCAGTAGCACAGCAAAACATATACCAGTAAATTAGGACGATGGCAACAAAAGCCACATGCGAAGAGATCACCAAGTGTTACAAGCTATCAAACGAAACCACCCCTCAAAATATATGCTATTACCAAACCCATTGCGCACACGCTAAAACTATTCTTTTAGCGAGATCGGCTGAGGCCAAGCGATGAGCTGAGCCACTTGCAGAGATCGTCCATTTCTTCAGGGATTGTATAATGGCCCAACCTGCATCGTCACAAGTCATTTAATCAATCTGGTTGTCTGGGGGAGAGGAAATTAAAACTCTCATATGTAGCGTACGCATGCATCTGTACCCGTTGTAGGGCTTGAAAGTCAGAAATGAGAATCCTGAGTTCCTCAGAATCTCAGCTGATCTCTCGCCATTCCTGTAGACGACAACTTCATCCACTGCAAAAACACATGAGATTTAGAGAAAAATAAACTTATTGTCTAGTAGTATGTACTGAATTTCTGGGTTTGTATTATTATCAACATCATCGTCACCTCTTCCATGACCAAGCAGGATGGGCAAGGAGGCAGCCCTTCTTATAGCAATATGTGAACTCTCCATCTTGCTCCTCAGGGTCCTGCAAATATCAAGAGTTAACATTAGGATTCATGAAAAATATTAATAGCTTAGCAAGTTTTATGGCACAAATGATCTATGGAGAGGATGTCAAAGTTAGACCTTGAGCAAGGGAGCCAGCCACTCAAACTGATGACTGCATTGAGTGTGATTGGATAGGGAATGCCACTTGTGAATTTTCCCTGAGCATAGCATGCTGCTGAGTGGAGAGCAACAGCGGCACCCATGCTGAAACCACCAATCCCAAGCTTCACTGCTCACATGTGGAAAACATCCATGGAATGAATAAAAGAGAACAACTCTGTATGAACTGTGTATCTAAAATCATAAATCTGCACATGTACCGATGAACATTTTTATGAGATATGGACTTATAGTTAGCTTATCAACTAACATATACATTCCTATCAACAGCGAAATTAGTATCATGAGGCTTAGCACTTAGCAAGTATGGGATGGCAATGATCTTGGGATTAGCTATTAGTACCATCAGACGGCTCAGATGACAGCAGATTTGCAATGTGTGCAGCTGAAGCATCCAGTCCCTCAATGTCATCACGGCCATCTATAGATGTGTCCTCAACGTCAAACCCTGTTTCAGTTCCCGAAAATAGTGATCAAATGTTGTCCAGGCTTCAGAGTTCAGAGAAACAGTAATACTGTTAGTTGGAGTATGTAACTTCAGCTTCCAGGAAAGGAACTCACATGCAGTGCAAGGGAATCCACCAAAAGCTGCGACAGGCCGGCTTGCAGCAGTGGGGCATATCCACTTGATCTACATGAACACAAGCTTCAACATAAATAAGCTTTGTTGCAGTAAGAATAGCTGCCTTATATGCCCAAACTACTGAGCAAAATAAGCTACACTATTCTGAAGATGTTAACAATACTGAAACTGGTGCATGATGGTTCAGGAATAAGACAAGGTGTATCCATATCTATTGAGGCGTGCTTCAAGTACAAAGCATCAATGCTTACATTTGGTAGAGGAAGAGAATCCAGGAGCTGGGACCAGCTGGGAAAAAAATGCAGAATGATTAAAAGAAGGAAAAGGAAATCAATCAGTTCGCTATGTCAAGAAAAGCATGGCAGCAGCAACTGGTAAAGATATTCCATTCCAGGTCATCTCAAATTTTGTAGATCGCAACACATTATATAAAGCATCAAATGTTGTATGAAGTACCGGCAACACAAAAGATGTgcagattggagaaaagaacatTTGGAACTAAAGATTGACACACAAAACAGTTAAAGAGGAATAACTCAGTACTGAATCAATTTTTCACAACAAATTGAGGAGGGTAGCCTTCATTTCCTAGATTATCTGGAGAGACTAAACAATTAGCTAAATAATAATAGTGCTGCGTGCAAGCAGCCCAGATGTTGATGTTTGCCTTTTTTTTCATTGTGGTATCAGAAAACTAATAGTAAGTGGGTAAAGAACATGTGAACCTAACCTGGACAAATACACAAACTCGAAAAGGACTCTTAAAATGTGTTATAATAAACTAAAAGTAATCTTCAGCCTTACTATCAGTTGATTTTTCTCCGAAACTCGTAACTGTTAAAAAGTCTGATAGTGGATCACAAGAACAAGATACTTTAATTTTAGGCCCTTGCTACCTTGTTATAAGCCTCCTGAGTCCTGAGTTACACTGGTTAGACCGTTGAAGTCAGGGGGGCAAGAAACCCCTGTCACCAGTCCAGGTTCAAAGGCTGCCACAAACCTCCCAAGGGCAAAATCAGGGGGACGTCTCTCCCCCTGGTCAAGATTTTTTTTCTACCTTGTTATAAAATACGGTGTTCATTGTCCACTGGGGAAGACGGAACTGCTCCTTGTTGCTTGTGATAAGCTCGGCAATGAAGACATGCGGTCGGTGCCATTGGTTTGTGAGTTACCTCTCTGTGTAAGTGGGTTGCCATGGGTTAGTCAGCGGAGCTATTGTGTTATGGTTATGTGGATTTTTTTCTGTGTGTTGATCCATGCGTATGCAAGGTTTTCGGGCCTGGTTTCCCTTATAAATTAGGCCAATTCCATTCTTCTTAATTGAAAGGCTGAGCTCCTACCAttatgtttcaaaaaaaaagtgttcTTTACTTTACATAGTTTGTGCAGACAGGGAACTGTAAATTAAGGATTTTGCCTATACTTATAACTATGCAACATACATACGCAATTAGCCAACTTTATGTATTATTAGCCGGCATCAAAAAGTATTAGACATTCCTATCCTTTCTGAATGGAAAGTGGGAAAGCATTATCAGCGTCCTTCGTGGCAAAGAAGGTTGTTAGGTGTGTGCAACAGGTATGAGAAACATGTACTTTGAGCAAAGCAATACTAggaatatatgcatgcatggacaGACAAAAAGGAGGCCACTTGAATCATTTCTAGCAAAAGGATGGAAGAGAATAAAGTGTTTTACATCGACACTGCAACGATCTAGTTCTCTCTCTTGATTGACAAGGGTAATGCATGGAAGATCATCGTATGAACAACCAAAATTTAAGAAAAACAGAAGTAGGTATGAGCCAAGCAATAAGCAGGTACCTAGCACCATTGTCACCTAGGCCATGGAGCCACACAAAGGTGGCTAGGTGCCTTCCCTTTGGCCTCACCACATATGTCCTCCCATAGTCGACTCTCCTACTGCTTCGTCCACCTGAATGATCGATCATCCATGCAGGATAATGTATGGGCATAAATCGTAGATCAGAGGATTAGGCTAATGGAGAAATGGAACAGACAGTTTACCAGAAGAGCTGCTGCCGTAATAGCTCATTGTGTGATTTCCTCTGCGGTTCTTCAAGAAGGTGCACTGTGTGCTGAATACCAATGCTTCTGAGCTCTGCTACTCCTTGTAAGCTCTGAAGGTTTGGAATTGTATGAAGTGCAAAACCCTAGTTAGCCTCTATTTATAGTGAAAGCCTGGAGAGGGGAATATATGTCGAAAGATTCCCTGAATCTGCATTGCATGGCAGTGCGGTTTGTCACACCTTGTGCTGTCATAGAGGAGAATCTGGATTCTGAAAATCTTATGTCAGGAAAAGGATAGaagattaaaaaaaattctAAGTGAAGAATCCTGCACACAGAAATACATATTGAGGGTGGCAATGGCACATGGTCATTTCATGAAAATGCATTTGGCACACAGGTTAGTAGGACGCATCTCCGACAGTGGAGAAGTAACCTAATATATAAatgttctcttcttctttttgtctaTTGTCCAGCTAATAAACATTTTTATGCTGCAtggtgcatggagtattaatgcGCACTTCCTTCTGTCAACAAATCCATGCAACTCCTTATGTGACAAACTCAAAACAAATTTGCAAGGAATAAGCATGAGTCAACTTATTTTCTAGTCATGAACTCTTTCTTTTGACATCACTGCTAGCAGTTTCTGTTAGATGAAACTGAAAAAAACTTTGCTGGAAGTATTACTCGCCAACAGGCCCACAGAAAACCACTTGGTGGCAGATTTTCACACAGAAAACAATAATGAAATAATATTCTACTGCAACTTGCAATTGATATACCATTAGGATACATTAAAGAATTCAGAAACGATGATGCAAGACATATCTATCAAGCTTCAGTAACGAATCAGCATGGATATGGGAGCCAAATCAGGCAGAAATGCAAGCCCACTAGCAGCATATGCGTGGCTACATTCTTCATGATGGTACATGTACTTGCAGAAGTACACCAATATAAGAGGCTAAGAGCTTAACATGGAGTACTTTTACTACATTGAGAATAACTGTAAAATTAATTTTTTGAATTCACTCTAAGGTTTTGTAACAAAGTAACTATGCAAACCACCCGATTCTTTCCAGCTCTCAATATTTTCAAAAGGTTAACTTTTTCCAGACTGCAAGAAATCTCAAACTTAATATCATTCTTATATTAAAGCTAGATCTTGTTTAAGATAATTGGCAATGTGAAGAAATATTAGTTGACAAGACATCAACAATATTTTTAACCCTGTCAAGGTATTTTCTACAGTTGACTTCTACTCTAGGTTTACATGCCATGAAAGGTGTTCACCTTTGCAAATATTCCAATTGCTTTTGCAAATGCAGAGGAGTTGATTCTTTCTCAACGATGCAAATTTTAAGAGGTGATTGAGAATACAATAAGTTAAATATAAACTGATGTCTCTGAGAAATATGGCATTTTTTTCCAGGAAAAAAGATAACCcgatagaaaaaacaaaaaaggtcTGGAtcttttcctctttttttttggtgTGCCAGACCCACAACATACAACAAGAATCATATTCCATTCTCCTTTTCATTTTCTAATGATTGAGATGTGCAGTGTGGGAGGCAGCTCAAGCCAAAATATGTGAGCTATGCATGATTTTGTCCCTACAATAGCATAAGAGGTTTCAGTTTACATGGTGCTAGATGAAGCTACTTCACGAGACAGGTTCATAAGTCACCTGATCTAACTTTTTTCACACCAGAAATTGTAGGCATCATAATTGTGTTATATGCCCTGGTACTAGAAGCATGCATATTCGTCCCTATGCATATTGTTCCCCTCCATATTGCACATGTTCCTGTGAAAAGTGTTTTTTCTATAAAATCAGAAAAAAGGTCCTCAAAAGGCAACCTGTACAAAATATCAGATTTGTCGTTACTCAAACCTAAAAGCATATAGTTCGGGAAGATACAAAAACAGGAAAACTATCAGTTCTTTAAATGTTTTCACTTCAAGCTTAATATAGATCTATATATCAGCAGGATAACACAATTCTGTACACCTTCCAGAGGGAATACTTGTGACTGTAGTTTTTTTTGCAAGCAAGCTTCTGATTGCATATGCAGTTAGGTACAGTTTCCATATTCAGCTCCCACTAAGGCCAGATCACTGAATAATTTTAAAAGGTAAAGAATACTCACTGTAAGAAGTCCACATCAAGGCTCAACAGAAGTCAACTTCCAAAATGCAAGAGGGAATGTGTAGCTGCCATTATCTGAAGAATTATGCCTTTGGAAGTAAATGGGAGAATTATGCATGCTCCTTATTGCATGGCTTGATCTCTCCAGAAAATCTGAAGTAGCATCTCCTTCTCCACTTTATATTTCATACTGTTACTTATATATACATGTACATTACTTGCCCTTTTGTGTTTGCAGTTCTAGTAATGTCCACGTTGTTCTTCCATTTATTTCTAATTTTAGGACttctgaaaagttttgcaatgGTGAAAGGTAAGAAATGAAAGGCAATGTTGCCATCAGCATAGTGCAGAATTTATCCCTTTGATCAACCTCAGATAGAACAAAGCAATGAAATGTTGTTTAACTGGGGGGTTTGAAGTTGTGAGATGGCCACCATAATCCATGGGTGATGGGTGACAGTAGGAAAATGCTGAAAGTTACAGCATGCATATGGGCTGTGAAAATATTATAACCTTTGAGTCAACTATATCCTCTCTCATAGTAAATATTAAACAAAATTCGTTAGTGATCAATTTTCAAAAGTGTTAACTGTTAACCATAGTATTGTGTTCTCACAAGAAAAGTAAAAGAGAAAACTAACCAGATCCAAACTGGCAGTATCACCACCAAGTGCAACGTGACTAATGAGTGATCATGTAGCTTTGTGAGTAGATATGTGGTTACTACAACTTGGCAAAAGGAACAGTGCTGTTTCTGGGTGCATTGCACCAGCAGAAGATAGAATAGAACAGAACAGAATAGAATAGAATAATCGTCATTGAGCAATCACGTCCTATTCCGGTCTGTTCAGGGGAACTATATGTGGTGCATATATCCATGAGTATGACAAGTTGAGCATCTAAATAAAATAGAAACTCATCACATTTCCAACTTGAGCGTCTACTGTAAACTTAGTGATCCGAAATAAACCTGTGATAACCGATAGCTCCTCCATGTTGCTGGGATGAAACAATGAGACTAAGAGTGCAGGCCAAGCTGAAAGGGAATACGTCACATCTCACATCATTCCATCCATAAAGATGTGCAGTGCAAGATGCTGAAGGAATGTCATGTGCTCTAGACACTCTGCTTTCCAGGCAGGAAATTCCAGCTATCGGCTGTTACTCTGAAAAGCTGAATCTGTAATTAATATGAAAACATGGAAAAGGTCGTTAGGAGTGGAAGAATCAagacattatctttttgatgtggtctacaCTACGTAGAGCTACTAGAGTGTAAAACGTCAGTGTATAGATGTCAAGGTCAAGCATGCAGTGCAGAAAGAGAAGAGCATCAAACAAACGGTTGATACATTTGGCAAGAACCACATTTCCTTGTATAATCTGCGGAGGTTACCATGGCAAAGGAGAAAGCATCTGTGTAGCTCAGAGATTACGCGGATGGGATGTGCATGTCACTGTCTTCACAGATCAGATCGTTGCTGATAATGATTCCTCATGATATTGTTAGCTATAAAATGTAAGGACAGGTATATATAACAGATCAAGACAAAAGTCAAAGCATTCGAAAAACTAataacaaa
It encodes:
- the LOC8065302 gene encoding acyl-protein thioesterase 1 homolog 1; amino-acid sequence: MSYYGSSSSGGRSSRRVDYGRTYVVRPKGRHLATFVWLHGLGDNGASWSQLLDSLPLPNIKWICPTAASRPVAAFGGFPCTAWFDVEDTSIDGRDDIEGLDASAAHIANLLSSEPSDVKLGIGGFSMGAAVALHSAACYAQGKFTSGIPYPITLNAVISLSGWLPCSRTLRSKMESSHIAIRRAASLPILLGHGRVDEVVVYRNGERSAEILRNSGFSFLTFKPYNGLGHYTIPEEMDDLCKWLSSSLGLSRSR